TTCTTGGCCTAGCATCATGGACATCTATCTACTTTTCACTAAAAGATATTTCACCCTTTACTTAGGCTATGATATGCTTCAATGAGTAGTACTCTAGTACTGGAGAGTGGGTGTAAGAAAGCAATTATATTCTATATATATAAGCACTCCACAAAATAAATTTAGGCCGTTGTAGGAGAGAATAAATTCTAGATTGAAGTAAAACCCGCAACAGTGAGAACCAATTGCAAAACTTTACAATAAGAAGAGTAAACAAGCCAAATAAGGAAAGTATCGTATATTTACAACAAAGTGCAGGCATACCAATTGCTTGAGTTTATGATTATTTTGAATGGTGTTCACTcaatttcttttcttatttctatttttttcatattacatcatttatcatatttttcatttatttttctattttcatgtCTCACCGGATGTGGTGGGATTGAGTGTGGAAAAATATTTATTGGATATTTATATATGCACCTCAACAATCTTTATGTATCTCTTTATCAATTTGTGGTACAACATTGACTTATTTAGTGTGATTAGGGATGTCATTAGGTACGGGTGGGCATGAATAGTATATACCCACCACCCGCTCCACATGTAAAAATTTATATCCATACCCGCTTCATACCCACATGGATATCCATTTAGTGGGTTTTAAACCGGATTTTAAACTATCCGTGGATATTCATGGGCACCCGACACCCATGAACATAAATAAATTCACATATATttgttcaaaagaaaattatgttaaatataaaatttaacatTGGACTTTACCGTCAGTCAATGTGTAAAGGATAATACTTCTTTTCTACTCTTTTTTGGGTATAAGGGCTTTTTTTTTACCATTACCATTGTATAAGTTTACTTAAAAGAGAACTATAActcaaacacaaattcattagatatttaatatacatctatatatatacatataaaagatattttagtattttatatattgGGTGGGTATCCGTGGGTATGAATACATCAATATCCGTACCCGCCCCATTAATAAATGGATAGTGAAAATATCCATAAAATAAATCCGTGGATACCCGTGGGCGTGGGtaattttacccatagcggatTTTTATCCGCGGGTATCCACGGGTGTGGGTAATTTTGACATCCCTAAGTGTGACGGAATTACTTTTACActtatttaaaattaccttGATGTAAGATAAGGTTTTTTCTAAGTATATAGTAAGATAATGTTACTTTTGAAGTTTATATATAAATAGAATTTGGGTGCCTCACACTTAGAATTGATTCTTCTAACAGAAAATAAAAGCCATTGTATAAATGATCGTTTGGGTTGAATTATCACCTAACTAATTGACGTGACAATATTTTGGGTCATTTATACAacccaaaataataataaaaaattacgcttttcttgttttatttttttatgggaCGCTTCTCTTAAACTTAGTTAAGTTGcatgtagatttttttttctggtaaaaattaaaactacttAATTAACTACAATTGACCAAAGTATagtttttcgttttttttttatctcgaACTGTAATTGGTGATTTATGTCGTGGTTGATTTGGTTTTAGAACCTCCAAATTTTCTTGGTGATAGTAAAATTTGACGATAAACTATTTTTGAAAAGTCAAACTTGATTACAATTTTTTAACTATGAAGTCTGATTACTGTTTTGTTTCTAGTATttgaaattagaaaaataaacaaatgtGTTTGAtatgaatatttttgaaaattgttcCTAAAAACCCTTGTTACtttcagttttaaaaactgaaatcccaaaataTATGAAAGATGATTTCTAcctctattttttattttcaagttaGATATCTTTCAGTTGTGCATAATGTCTCGTTCAAAATTTGTTTTCCTCCTGAATAAAAAGTTTCAAAATTGAGAACTGCATCAATAGTTTGTTCATTGAGCGTCGTGGacttaatttatttcatttctcCAAACATGCTCGTTATTTTGGGttaggcttaattacaactttggtccccgatgtttatcaatgccacgatttttgtcctcacctaatttaattacatggatagtccccgacgttgtaggtcgtgtgcaacgttagtcctaccgtttatttcttgatGGAGTAGACTTActgaacgtctagttggagagaaaaaatgagataagaggagagagggaagcacgtgagtatcacgtgaccgttcagataagggtcacgtgatactcacgtgcttccctctctcctcatacctcctttctctctccaactggacgtccacgtaagcctcctccattaagaaataaacggtaggactaacgttgcacacgacctacaacgccAGGGACCATCCacgtaattaaattaggtgggggaccaaaatcgtggcattgataAACGTcgaggaccaaagttgcaattaagcctttaggTTATGATCACCAATTCACCATTCACGAACTTTTCATTTTATGTCCTCAAGGGTCAGAACTATGAGGAGCGACTATTTTACTAATaatactaacaattaacatttttttataaaaaaaacaatttttcctTTATAAGCATTGGGCCAAAGTTCAAAGCTTTTTGTCTCTAAATTTTCAGCGGAGTGCTCCCCTTTAAAAAAATCGCTTGATAATATGCTTATTTCGTTTGAGTTAAACCTTGCAATGGTCATTTAATCTCAGACAACATTGTCGATGGAACTGGGCATTTTCTCAGCCATCACAATAAGGGTTTGGTCGTTTGAATCAGGTATAGGTTGAAGGATCAAATCCTTACTTTCTGATACTAGctataaaattatgaatcaTATCTGTTTTTCTCATGGAATAATTGTTCCTCATCAATCGAGCTATCAAGAAGGCAAACAATGGCCAAATCCTGAGACTTGAATAGCATTTTGCAATGGAGGTAAATCTTGGTAGTAGAGGAGACTAATTTAAGTGAGGAATGAGCGTTTCCAGTTTTAGAAATAGTTCATGAACGCAAATTAATATTGGAAAAATATTCATTGACATCCAAAATTATTCTGTGAATAGAACTGAGTGATTAATAGAAGCATACAACCTTTTTATCTTGGCAAGTTTCAACAAATTTTTCATTTAGTAGTCTGCATGAAAACCCACCATTCTCAATCTCAACAAATAAACTTCAAACCCTTCCTACCCTTTCAACTTGTACTTCACATGAACTGTGATGGTTTAAGTTGTAAAAACTGAGGCAGTGACAATTTTAGTAAAGAAAACATAACCACTTCAAAACTTGCTTGCTATTGCTACAGCAAAAAATATGCAAGGAGTTTAGCAAATTTCACCTCAAACAATAGCCCTGTTTCAATTTCACTCTCCCCCATTTTTCATTCCACAGTCAAATTAACACAAACATATACTCAGGAAGACAAGAACAACAAAACAAAGTGTCACTGCCTGCAGAAATGAACATCAATTTAACATCATTAATCTCAAACACTCCAATCCAAAGTTTGTGTTCACAACCAGTTCATAACAATGGAGTACTTTCATCttaatccattagaaaatttcTGTTCAATTTTCATCTTGAAGCACTTACTAAATCTGAACCATTTTCATTCATATGAGCCAAGGCAATTGAAATCCATTGACATATACAAAAGCAGAAAACTAAAATCATCCATCCCCATTAAGATATACATTGAAACTAGTCAATTCTGCTGCACTGCACATTCCAATAATCTTGAATTGAACCAAACCCTAACAGTTAACCTAAACAAGAAACAACCCCAATTGATTTATttacctcctcctcctccctaaTCTGCAATTAGAAACTGTGCTTAAGCCCCAAACCATGCTTCCCACCAACACAACCAGGCCTCACAAAAAGATAAGGAGACCTCTTGGAATTCTTCATCTTGGAACACGCCCTTTTCCCCAATTTCTTCATCCTCTGTCTCCCTAACTTGTTCCCAACCTCCCATGGAACAAGCTCATCATCCAAATCACAccgatcatcatcatcttcctcatcgTCAACAACCTGTTCCTCATCATCTTCGTACGCGTAGCCGTGAAGATAGTGATATTGTTGGCGATCTATCTCTACCACTGCAACCGCATCGGGATCAGGAAGAACGGGACGAATCTGATGGATGATTTTGATTTCTTCAACTGGAGCAGCATCTTGTTGATTCTGGTCTGGTTCTTGTTCTTGTTCCTCTTCGGCATCAACGACATCGACGAGTTCCCATTGCAAGAGAGAATCGTCCTGCACCTTCAGGAACTGAACTTGTTCAAGGAGAAGGAACTGCATCGGTTGGTTTTCCATTTTCAAACTCTCttgtttctctttctctcactactttctctctcttgtttctctctctactttctctctctaacttgCTTGGTTGCGTTGTGTTGTGGTGAGAGTGGTGTGGTGTGTGGTTGCTATATAGATAATACTGCTGAATTGACCATTTTGCCCTTTTCGAAAATTCAATGTTGCTTTACTTGTCATGCACGATACGTGTCGTCAGCTACGTGCTCGAGCCAATACGCAACTGCCACGTGTCAATTATTTTTCGTCCGTACGATTGGGTTGGCGCTCACGccacaattttgtttttcaaaagaattcattttatggtgaagaaggcctaaaatttaaaattattatatcaaGTATGTCTGGTCTTGAGAATAAAAATAGGGACAAATTTTTATTTCTATGAAACaaatttttctgattttctattttttaaaattaaaaactgttctagaaaaacccaaaaaatcgtATTGACCAACAGTTGGTTACTTCAGATTCCCTATAAGCAATGTATCGAGTTATActcttgtgaatgaaaaaattTCATTGGAAGAACTAGTTTCACTAGAATGTCAAATAGAACT
This portion of the Lotus japonicus ecotype B-129 chromosome 3, LjGifu_v1.2 genome encodes:
- the LOC130747521 gene encoding uncharacterized protein LOC130747521 gives rise to the protein MENQPMQFLLLEQVQFLKVQDDSLLQWELVDVVDAEEEQEQEPDQNQQDAAPVEEIKIIHQIRPVLPDPDAVAVVEIDRQQYHYLHGYAYEDDEEQVVDDEEDDDDRCDLDDELVPWEVGNKLGRQRMKKLGKRACSKMKNSKRSPYLFVRPGCVGGKHGLGLKHSF